The uncultured Desulfobulbus sp. genome window below encodes:
- a CDS encoding VirB8/TrbF family protein produces the protein MAFWQKTDPSQDRSVQTNPYINAREEWLERYGSYISRAAQWRWVAFISLSLLAVSLGGNVMQARQVKVIPYVVEMDKLGKVSNVARLQQTFSTPRNMIQSEIADAIVNWRTVTADTELQKQMIKRLSRLISGSATGVLKQWFEENSPYEIAKTGKLVHVEIKGLPLPVSDSSYRVEWLETIRNHTGALLEQHSYEATATIQLRPPQTETEVLANPGGVYITALAASRIISNEGR, from the coding sequence ATGGCGTTTTGGCAAAAAACAGATCCATCACAGGACCGGTCTGTCCAGACAAATCCGTATATTAACGCCCGCGAGGAATGGCTGGAACGCTATGGCTCTTACATCAGCCGGGCAGCACAGTGGCGCTGGGTGGCATTCATCAGCCTGAGTCTGTTGGCCGTTTCTCTTGGCGGCAATGTAATGCAGGCCAGGCAGGTCAAGGTCATCCCCTATGTGGTGGAGATGGACAAGCTGGGCAAGGTGAGCAACGTGGCCCGGCTGCAACAGACTTTTTCTACGCCGAGAAACATGATCCAGTCGGAGATTGCGGATGCGATCGTCAACTGGCGGACTGTGACCGCTGATACCGAGTTGCAGAAACAGATGATTAAGCGTTTGTCGCGACTCATCTCAGGCAGCGCCACCGGAGTCTTGAAACAGTGGTTTGAGGAAAACAGTCCCTATGAGATCGCTAAAACCGGAAAGTTGGTGCATGTCGAGATCAAGGGGCTGCCGCTGCCGGTGAGTGACAGCTCGTATCGGGTCGAGTGGCTCGAAACCATACGTAATCATACAGGGGCGCTGCTTGAGCAGCATAGCTACGAGGCTACAGCGACCATTCAACTACGGCCACCGCAAACGGAAACAGAGGTGTTGGCGAATCCCGGTGGTGTCTATATCACCGCGCTTGCGGCCTCACGAATCATTAGCAACGAGGGAAGGTGA
- a CDS encoding conjugal transfer protein TraL, which yields MSTVHFVLQGKGGVGKSLIASMLYQYLHQQGITVTGVDTDPVNATFSGYKALSVQTLDIMDGDDIDPRRFDSLMETILQQAEESHIVIDNGASTFLPLCSYLKDNAALELLDQEGHAVLLHTVMTGGQAVVDTASGLKTLATSFPQASIVIWLNRFFGDIAMNGKVFEEFKVYQEHCGQFRSIIEVPARKQSTFGKDLEALLSRRETFEAAIHSNQPVMVRQRLKTFWTEVLREVDKAQLIEVL from the coding sequence ATGAGCACCGTTCATTTTGTTTTGCAGGGAAAAGGAGGAGTGGGGAAATCGCTGATTGCCTCGATGCTCTACCAGTATTTGCATCAGCAGGGGATTACTGTCACCGGGGTTGATACCGATCCCGTCAACGCGACCTTCTCGGGCTATAAAGCGTTGTCTGTGCAGACGCTGGATATCATGGACGGAGACGACATTGATCCACGCCGCTTCGATTCCCTTATGGAAACCATTCTTCAGCAAGCGGAAGAAAGCCACATCGTCATCGATAACGGTGCGTCCACCTTTCTGCCTCTTTGTTCCTATCTCAAAGATAATGCCGCGCTTGAGCTCCTGGATCAGGAAGGCCATGCGGTGTTGTTGCATACGGTCATGACCGGTGGTCAGGCTGTTGTCGATACCGCATCCGGTCTCAAAACCTTGGCCACCTCTTTTCCGCAGGCATCCATTGTCATCTGGTTGAACCGATTTTTTGGCGACATCGCCATGAACGGCAAGGTCTTTGAGGAGTTCAAAGTCTATCAGGAGCACTGTGGCCAATTTCGGTCCATCATTGAAGTTCCTGCTCGTAAGCAGTCGACCTTTGGCAAGGATCTGGAAGCCCTGCTTTCCCGCAGAGAAACCTTTGAGGCTGCCATTCATTCCAATCAGCCGGTCATGGTACGACAGCGCTTAAAAACTTTCTGGACGGAGGTCTTACGGGAAGTCGATAAAGCGCAGCTGATCGAGGTTCTGTGA
- a CDS encoding TrbI/VirB10 family protein, protein MSDGSPNSLKPPKVTTTRMKKWPLYAVAFVILGLFGVLFYSVNYGSGARKQSESKPVAVASERPLVNLDGHGLSLPPATDMPAVITPAEAEAAQSKEPLVVVRMESSQENDESLKLEQERMRAREQAFREALKSPLIAKRMDRAGEAHKATSAPVSGSSQSAMIQQAGLLSGENQAQDYNAADRDKEHFFSRIGQDDWRSPYTREPGRPFEVKTGTVIPGIMISGINSELPGSLIAQVSQNVYDTATGHHLLVPQGAKLYGVYDSRVVYGQSRVLVAWNRLIFPDGSAVTLGAMPGADVSGYAGYEDLVNNHYLRIFGSAFLMSLVTGGTSYAMDNVSNSSDNSDGTSVQDAMAAALAAQMGQATMSLLQKNLNIKPTLEIRPGYQFNVIVTKDVVFREPYRPLNNG, encoded by the coding sequence ATGAGTGATGGTTCGCCGAACAGTCTGAAACCGCCAAAGGTGACCACCACAAGGATGAAAAAATGGCCGCTCTATGCCGTCGCGTTCGTCATTCTTGGGCTCTTTGGTGTGCTCTTCTACAGCGTCAACTACGGTTCGGGAGCTCGAAAACAATCGGAGAGCAAACCGGTGGCCGTGGCTTCGGAAAGACCGCTGGTCAATCTGGATGGGCATGGATTATCGCTGCCACCAGCTACCGATATGCCAGCGGTAATTACGCCAGCCGAGGCTGAAGCAGCTCAATCAAAAGAACCGCTGGTTGTAGTTCGAATGGAGTCCTCTCAAGAAAACGATGAGTCACTCAAATTGGAGCAAGAGAGAATGCGGGCCAGGGAGCAAGCCTTTCGTGAAGCCTTGAAATCACCCTTGATCGCCAAACGCATGGATAGGGCAGGGGAGGCGCATAAGGCCACAAGCGCACCAGTAAGCGGAAGCAGTCAATCGGCAATGATCCAACAGGCGGGATTATTGTCGGGTGAGAACCAGGCTCAGGACTATAACGCGGCAGATCGCGACAAAGAACATTTTTTCAGTCGGATCGGTCAAGATGACTGGCGCTCTCCCTACACCAGGGAACCCGGAAGACCTTTCGAGGTCAAGACCGGAACCGTTATTCCCGGCATCATGATCAGCGGGATCAACTCAGAGCTGCCTGGCAGCCTGATCGCCCAGGTCTCCCAGAATGTTTATGACACAGCCACCGGGCATCACCTTCTTGTCCCGCAGGGAGCCAAGCTCTACGGCGTTTATGACTCGCGGGTTGTGTACGGTCAGAGTCGGGTGCTTGTTGCCTGGAATCGGCTGATTTTTCCCGATGGCTCTGCTGTCACCTTGGGGGCGATGCCGGGTGCCGATGTCTCCGGTTATGCAGGATATGAAGACCTGGTCAATAACCATTACCTGCGCATATTCGGGTCGGCTTTTCTCATGAGTTTAGTTACTGGCGGAACCAGCTACGCTATGGATAACGTCTCCAACTCCAGTGATAACAGTGATGGCACCTCGGTGCAAGATGCCATGGCAGCAGCCTTGGCCGCACAAATGGGGCAGGCGACTATGAGCCTGCTGCAGAAAAACCTGAACATCAAACCGACATTGGAGATCAGGCCGGGCTATCAGTTCAACGTCATTGTCACCAAGGATGTTGTCTTTCGGGAACCGTATAGACCATTGAACAATGGCTGA
- the trbL gene encoding P-type conjugative transfer protein TrbL has translation MIKKDFSRISIPLFFIGTVLLVMISSSQCCYADTDNVVYNILNKFSTKASSYGSALQVCAERLFYWCLVLDVVFLGIRVSLKRDEIALTLKQFVFMLLFAGFVFSVIKNYSVWSMNLINGLRTLANSLGGPDITLDAFKIGVNIIKQIVDKTSAWSPIDSLGYLILGCIIMACFALMAAQIVLIKCEAYVAMNASILLLGFGGSSFLKEYAINTMRYALSVAFKLFVLQLVLGIGLSFITEFETTDAQLYDLLILIGASVVLLALVKTIPDVCAGIINGTHTGNGGALHSTGAMVAGASAAVGAAVGSSLVASGRGASSTKAALDMAGYEGKTGWSKAGAAAKNVLNANSAARRERNAWGSIGQRMNSHLKDGRDASKLQEELSSSIASTAKPPPPPDSEPTEEPSGN, from the coding sequence ATGATCAAAAAAGATTTTTCACGCATATCGATACCTCTGTTTTTTATTGGGACAGTGTTGTTGGTGATGATTTCGAGTAGTCAATGCTGTTATGCAGATACTGATAATGTTGTCTACAATATTTTGAATAAATTTTCTACAAAAGCCTCATCCTATGGAAGTGCTTTGCAGGTTTGTGCTGAAAGATTGTTTTATTGGTGTCTTGTTTTAGATGTTGTCTTTCTTGGTATAAGAGTGTCGTTGAAAAGAGACGAAATTGCTTTAACATTGAAGCAGTTTGTCTTTATGCTCCTGTTTGCTGGTTTCGTTTTTTCCGTAATTAAGAATTACAGCGTATGGTCAATGAACCTGATCAATGGATTGCGTACTCTGGCAAATAGTTTGGGAGGGCCGGATATTACCTTGGATGCATTCAAGATTGGGGTGAATATTATCAAGCAGATTGTTGATAAGACATCGGCCTGGTCTCCGATCGACTCGTTGGGATACCTTATTTTGGGCTGCATCATAATGGCCTGTTTTGCGCTGATGGCGGCACAAATCGTTCTTATCAAATGCGAGGCTTATGTAGCTATGAACGCTTCCATTCTCTTGCTCGGTTTTGGTGGGTCGAGTTTCTTGAAGGAATATGCCATCAACACCATGCGCTATGCCCTTTCCGTCGCTTTTAAGCTGTTCGTGTTGCAACTCGTTTTGGGGATAGGTCTTTCCTTCATCACTGAATTCGAGACAACAGATGCGCAACTCTATGATTTGCTTATTCTCATCGGTGCCTCTGTTGTCCTGCTTGCCTTGGTCAAAACCATCCCGGATGTCTGCGCCGGTATCATCAATGGAACCCATACCGGTAATGGCGGGGCGCTTCACTCCACCGGGGCCATGGTTGCTGGGGCCAGCGCCGCAGTCGGTGCAGCGGTTGGGAGCAGTCTTGTGGCATCGGGCAGAGGGGCAAGTTCAACCAAGGCCGCGCTTGATATGGCGGGATATGAAGGTAAGACCGGCTGGAGCAAAGCTGGTGCCGCTGCCAAAAATGTTTTGAACGCCAACAGCGCAGCAAGGCGTGAACGTAACGCCTGGGGCTCAATTGGACAGCGGATGAATTCACATCTCAAGGATGGGCGAGACGCAAGCAAGTTGCAAGAAGAGTTGTCCTCAAGTATCGCAAGCACAGCAAAACCACCACCTCCACCAGACTCGGAACCGACCGAAGAACCTTCCGGAAACTAA
- the trbB gene encoding P-type conjugative transfer ATPase TrbB: protein MIADNRLLVSLEHNLGPVIMSALRDPDVVEVMLNPDGKIWVEKLGHEMEPESDMAPEQARLVLSLVASGLGGNVTVEQPIIEGELPLDGSRFEGLMPPVVSSPSFTIRKKASRVFALSEYVKAGILDPDLVPVLHDALKDRMNILVVGGTGSGKTTFVNALILALANICPLDRLLILEDTMELQSKSENTVFFRTSDHVDMRRLVKVTMRYRPTRIIIGEVRDGAALDLLKAWNTGHPGGIATVHANSAAEGLDRLEELIAEATSAPKQKLIGKSVGLAIFIERVPAGRRVSEVLRVYGYDAGTQTYQTEVVYHA from the coding sequence ATGATTGCAGACAATCGATTGCTTGTTTCGCTCGAGCATAATCTTGGACCGGTGATCATGTCCGCTTTGCGGGATCCGGACGTGGTGGAGGTGATGCTTAATCCTGATGGCAAGATCTGGGTTGAGAAGTTGGGGCACGAAATGGAGCCTGAGTCAGATATGGCGCCGGAGCAGGCGCGCCTGGTGCTCTCCCTTGTGGCCTCTGGGCTTGGCGGCAATGTGACCGTAGAGCAGCCGATTATTGAAGGCGAACTCCCTTTGGATGGATCCCGCTTCGAAGGTTTGATGCCACCGGTTGTCTCCTCGCCAAGTTTCACCATCCGCAAAAAGGCCAGCCGCGTCTTCGCTCTCAGTGAGTATGTCAAAGCTGGAATCCTTGATCCTGATCTGGTGCCGGTTCTTCATGATGCGTTGAAGGACAGAATGAACATCCTTGTTGTCGGTGGTACCGGCTCGGGCAAAACCACCTTCGTGAATGCTCTTATTCTTGCGCTCGCCAATATCTGTCCATTGGATCGATTGTTGATCCTGGAAGACACCATGGAGCTGCAGTCCAAAAGCGAAAATACCGTGTTCTTCAGAACCTCGGATCATGTGGATATGCGACGGTTGGTCAAGGTGACCATGCGCTACCGACCAACCAGGATCATTATCGGTGAGGTGCGAGACGGAGCAGCCCTAGATTTGCTTAAAGCGTGGAATACAGGTCACCCCGGTGGCATCGCGACTGTGCATGCCAACAGTGCAGCCGAGGGCCTGGATCGCCTCGAGGAGTTGATCGCAGAGGCCACATCTGCGCCAAAACAAAAGCTTATTGGCAAAAGTGTTGGCCTGGCCATTTTTATCGAACGTGTTCCCGCGGGCCGTAGAGTTTCAGAAGTCCTTCGTGTTTATGGCTACGATGCCGGAACCCAAACTTATCAAACTGAGGTCGTATATCATGCGTAA
- a CDS encoding competence protein CoiA family protein — translation MEATYRYALNQLGQVQDVTTLNRADVASLEPFVCVGCQGKLIAKLGQKMIKHFAHANGEGCAGETYLHNLGKRTFFETYTNCLDSGKPFNLELETEVTCTHFENKLNIHCSEIQNISYDLTSYFDAVVLECEHDGFVPDVMLKSISTSEVIYVEIAVTHKSSKEKRDSGHRIIEYIINSEDDIRLLKETSVAESNSSIKLYNFNAKPIRRDVCNGKCQKEFRCFVIDYKGMASVIKSTPESIVQKINNNSVVRASLCESNDKIKNEFYDFIQTYDFIQTAHIEGVNIRSCYVCDNVKNEKEDDKLFCKKRLKYVPSFEAFRCSLFLISKCYHE, via the coding sequence ATGGAAGCAACATATCGCTACGCGTTAAACCAATTGGGACAGGTCCAGGATGTAACTACTCTCAATAGGGCTGATGTGGCTAGCCTTGAGCCGTTTGTTTGTGTTGGATGCCAAGGGAAGTTAATCGCCAAGCTTGGTCAGAAAATGATTAAGCACTTCGCGCACGCGAACGGCGAAGGTTGCGCTGGAGAAACGTATCTGCACAACCTCGGTAAACGCACTTTTTTTGAAACCTATACCAACTGTTTGGATTCCGGAAAACCTTTTAATTTAGAGCTCGAAACTGAAGTTACATGTACACATTTTGAAAATAAACTTAATATCCATTGTAGTGAAATTCAAAACATTTCGTATGATCTGACCAGTTATTTTGACGCCGTGGTCTTGGAATGTGAGCATGACGGATTTGTTCCAGATGTCATGCTGAAGTCAATCTCCACCAGCGAAGTAATCTATGTTGAAATAGCTGTGACACATAAGTCTTCAAAAGAAAAACGTGATAGTGGTCATCGCATAATCGAGTACATTATAAACTCTGAAGATGACATCCGTTTGTTGAAGGAGACATCTGTTGCCGAATCGAACAGCTCGATCAAATTATACAATTTCAACGCAAAGCCTATACGTCGAGATGTTTGTAACGGAAAATGTCAAAAAGAATTCCGTTGTTTCGTAATCGATTATAAAGGAATGGCGTCCGTCATCAAATCTACTCCGGAAAGCATTGTCCAGAAAATAAATAATAATTCAGTTGTAAGAGCGTCGTTGTGTGAATCAAACGACAAGATTAAAAATGAATTTTACGATTTTATTCAAACTTACGATTTTATTCAAACAGCTCATATCGAAGGAGTCAATATCCGAAGTTGTTATGTGTGCGACAATGTGAAGAACGAAAAAGAGGACGATAAGCTGTTTTGTAAAAAGCGTTTGAAATATGTTCCATCATTTGAAGCATTTCGGTGCAGCTTGTTTTTAATAAGTAAATGTTATCATGAATAA
- a CDS encoding TrbC/VirB2 family protein encodes MRNKLALSLLLLSILVIPELASASGGITEFSSPLEKVVNTVTGPAGKWISIVAMALCGVIFILNKDDLSGGFKLLLQVVFGISFIAFATSIVNSVFSFSGAVI; translated from the coding sequence ATGCGTAACAAACTTGCCCTGTCTCTTTTGCTGCTGTCCATCCTTGTTATTCCGGAATTGGCATCTGCCTCCGGTGGCATCACTGAATTTTCCAGTCCCTTGGAGAAGGTGGTCAACACCGTCACTGGTCCTGCTGGTAAGTGGATCTCCATCGTGGCCATGGCCTTGTGTGGTGTGATTTTTATCCTCAATAAGGATGATCTCTCCGGCGGATTCAAGCTCCTGTTGCAGGTGGTCTTCGGTATCAGCTTTATCGCCTTTGCCACCTCGATCGTCAACAGCGTCTTTTCCTTCTCTGGAGCAGTGATCTGA
- the trbJ gene encoding P-type conjugative transfer protein TrbJ produces the protein MKKQLLAIALCVAAVQPACAVTVYCKNCSSKFTQTLDRVTNLSQLMTLANQYSEAVQQTAKQLQMVQNMIQNTASLPETLKNEVVGQLTELATLTSTLKTQRGELTALAEVFNTLFPDQSVFADLAGASLADIAVANKTYRDHYKAWSAEVDKASQATFQLSGKQLQELQGAGELDSYISNLLNTPDGQMKALQAGNQLATIQVQEVRKLRELIATNTQSTLAGQMKSEKESQMQAARWRNATNTEGHDFSKYSEAIP, from the coding sequence ATGAAAAAACAGTTATTGGCGATTGCCTTGTGTGTGGCTGCGGTGCAGCCAGCTTGTGCTGTGACTGTGTACTGCAAAAACTGTTCGAGTAAGTTTACCCAGACGTTAGATCGGGTCACAAATCTTTCGCAACTGATGACTTTGGCCAATCAGTATTCCGAGGCTGTTCAACAAACAGCGAAGCAGCTTCAGATGGTGCAGAACATGATTCAGAATACTGCTTCTTTACCAGAAACACTGAAAAACGAGGTGGTTGGTCAACTCACCGAGCTGGCTACGTTGACCAGTACGCTGAAAACGCAGCGAGGCGAGCTCACAGCCCTGGCAGAGGTATTCAATACTCTGTTTCCGGATCAATCGGTATTTGCCGATTTGGCTGGGGCCTCGCTAGCGGATATTGCGGTAGCAAATAAGACCTACCGAGATCACTACAAGGCCTGGTCCGCAGAGGTGGACAAGGCATCCCAGGCAACATTCCAACTCTCCGGCAAACAACTCCAGGAACTCCAGGGAGCAGGTGAGTTGGACAGCTACATCAGTAATTTGCTGAACACCCCGGATGGGCAGATGAAGGCCCTGCAGGCAGGAAATCAGTTGGCTACGATCCAGGTCCAAGAGGTCAGGAAATTGCGGGAGTTGATTGCGACAAACACGCAATCAACCCTGGCTGGTCAGATGAAGTCGGAAAAAGAATCGCAAATGCAAGCTGCACGCTGGCGAAATGCGACCAACACCGAGGGACATGATTTTTCTAAATACAGCGAAGCAATTCCCTGA
- the trbD gene encoding conjugal transfer protein TrbD: MRAVPIRQSLHRHNLVFGAERELVMFSALIAFLVGVGGMTIIAGLAALGFWLCSIAVLRLMAKSDPLMSKIWARHIGQQEFYAARASRWKLVGGFKC; the protein is encoded by the coding sequence ATGCGTGCAGTGCCCATCAGACAGAGCCTGCACCGTCATAATCTGGTGTTTGGTGCGGAGCGTGAACTGGTGATGTTCAGTGCCTTAATCGCGTTTTTGGTCGGTGTTGGCGGTATGACCATCATCGCCGGGCTTGCAGCGCTGGGATTTTGGTTGTGTTCGATAGCAGTTCTTCGGCTCATGGCCAAATCTGATCCCTTGATGTCGAAGATATGGGCACGGCACATCGGGCAGCAGGAATTCTATGCAGCCAGGGCTTCACGTTGGAAACTTGTGGGAGGTTTCAAGTGCTGA
- a CDS encoding conjugal transfer protein TrbE (type IV secretion system ATPase VirB4 family) — protein sequence MLRLADYRSTAKGLPDLLPYAALVAPGVVLNKDGSFLAAWSFAGQDTASSTPEELAWVSRQVNNAIKRLGTGWTLHVDAIRCPHQAYPSVESGFFPDQVTRLIDEERRAFFGSGLCFKTETILSATYKPDLKATRMQQSIQTGENGSGMDRSVNDFVATLTELEDSLSSVLQMERLTEYEENGAVFSSLLSHLQRCLVGEHFPVRVPSVPMYLDAVLGGIDLIGGLQPRIGDQYLAMLSIDGLPHDSWPSMLSALDGLSLPYRYSTRFICLDQLDGTKEINMYRKGWQQQMFRFLDLFLNNPNARVNRDAQMMRDDAEEALLEVQSGMVGVGYLSSCIELRHERLDALHDMARELRKVVQTLGFGCRIESVNVLEAWLGTHPGNGYANIRRPLVNTLNLADLLPLATTWTGSRFSPCPFYPPRSRPLSVLTTDGSTPFWFNLHAGDLGHSLVVGPTGSGKSTLLGLIAAQFRGYRDAQIAAFDKGMSLYPLCIGAGGDHCNIGHEELSFAPLQHIDESETEFAWAANWIASLAELQKLTILPVHRNAIHTALKTLKHNPAHMRSLTDFWHVCQDEELKVALTHYTGQGAMGHLLDAKEDGLALSRFMVFEIEDLMEMGEANMIPVLLYLFRRFEKSLTGQPSLLILDEAWVMLGHPVFRAKIREWLKVLRKANCAVVLATQSLSDAQNSGIMDVLVESCPTKILLPNHSARQENQYNLYVDIGLNSRQIEIVTNAVPKRDYYIIAPEGRRLVQLALGPRTLAFIGASDKESVARIRQLVNECGLENWPDAWLEERGI from the coding sequence GTGCTGAGGCTTGCGGATTACCGTTCAACCGCCAAGGGGTTGCCTGACTTGCTCCCCTACGCAGCCTTGGTGGCCCCCGGTGTGGTGCTGAACAAGGATGGCTCTTTTCTCGCAGCCTGGTCTTTTGCTGGACAGGATACAGCCAGTTCCACCCCGGAGGAGCTGGCCTGGGTTTCGCGTCAGGTGAATAATGCCATTAAGAGACTGGGAACGGGGTGGACGCTGCATGTGGATGCGATCCGTTGCCCGCATCAGGCCTATCCATCGGTTGAAAGTGGATTTTTTCCGGACCAGGTAACGCGGTTGATCGACGAAGAGCGTCGTGCATTTTTTGGCAGTGGCCTCTGCTTCAAAACGGAAACCATCCTGAGTGCTACCTACAAGCCGGATTTGAAAGCAACCAGGATGCAGCAATCGATCCAAACCGGAGAGAACGGAAGCGGTATGGACCGTAGTGTCAATGATTTCGTTGCCACGCTCACCGAGTTGGAAGATTCGTTATCCTCGGTGTTGCAGATGGAGCGGTTGACAGAATACGAAGAAAATGGAGCTGTTTTTTCTTCCCTGCTGTCGCATCTCCAGCGCTGTCTGGTCGGTGAACACTTTCCGGTTCGAGTGCCAAGCGTGCCCATGTATCTGGACGCCGTGCTTGGTGGCATTGATTTGATTGGAGGGCTGCAACCACGTATCGGTGATCAATATCTTGCGATGTTGTCTATCGATGGTTTGCCCCATGACTCCTGGCCTTCGATGCTTTCCGCGCTCGACGGACTGTCTTTGCCTTATCGATATTCGACTCGGTTTATTTGCCTGGACCAGCTGGACGGTACAAAAGAGATCAACATGTATCGCAAGGGCTGGCAGCAACAGATGTTCAGATTCCTGGATCTCTTTCTCAATAATCCCAATGCGCGGGTAAACCGTGACGCGCAAATGATGCGTGATGATGCAGAGGAAGCCTTGTTGGAGGTCCAATCAGGCATGGTTGGTGTTGGTTATCTCAGCTCCTGCATCGAATTGCGCCATGAGCGGCTTGATGCGCTGCATGACATGGCCCGTGAACTGCGAAAGGTAGTGCAGACGCTGGGTTTTGGTTGCCGAATCGAATCGGTAAATGTGCTGGAGGCCTGGCTGGGTACGCATCCAGGCAATGGCTATGCAAATATTCGGCGGCCTTTGGTGAACACCTTGAATCTTGCGGACCTCCTGCCGCTGGCCACAACCTGGACAGGAAGCCGATTTTCTCCTTGCCCTTTTTACCCGCCGAGATCACGACCGCTTTCCGTACTGACCACGGATGGCTCAACCCCGTTCTGGTTCAACCTCCATGCCGGTGATCTAGGGCATAGCCTGGTTGTTGGCCCAACTGGCTCTGGCAAGAGTACTTTGCTGGGGCTCATTGCGGCGCAGTTTCGTGGGTACCGCGACGCGCAGATCGCGGCCTTTGACAAGGGGATGAGTTTGTATCCGCTCTGTATCGGTGCTGGCGGTGACCATTGCAACATTGGCCATGAGGAACTCTCCTTTGCGCCCTTGCAGCACATCGACGAATCAGAAACAGAATTTGCCTGGGCAGCCAACTGGATCGCCTCTTTGGCTGAACTGCAGAAGCTGACCATTCTGCCGGTCCATCGTAATGCCATTCACACCGCCCTGAAGACTCTGAAGCATAACCCGGCACATATGCGTTCGCTGACTGATTTTTGGCATGTCTGTCAGGATGAAGAGCTGAAAGTGGCTTTGACCCATTACACAGGTCAAGGAGCTATGGGGCATTTACTTGATGCCAAGGAAGACGGCCTGGCCCTTTCTCGTTTTATGGTGTTTGAAATCGAGGATCTGATGGAGATGGGCGAAGCCAACATGATCCCCGTGCTTCTGTATCTCTTTCGTCGTTTTGAAAAATCGCTGACAGGGCAGCCCTCGTTGCTGATTTTGGATGAGGCCTGGGTGATGCTTGGTCATCCGGTGTTTCGGGCAAAGATACGGGAATGGCTCAAGGTTCTCCGTAAAGCCAATTGCGCAGTGGTGCTCGCCACGCAGAGTCTTTCTGATGCTCAAAATTCAGGGATCATGGATGTTTTGGTCGAATCCTGCCCAACCAAAATTTTACTGCCCAACCATTCGGCACGTCAGGAAAATCAATACAACCTGTATGTAGATATCGGCTTGAACAGCCGTCAGATAGAGATCGTCACCAACGCTGTTCCCAAACGGGACTACTACATCATCGCTCCTGAGGGGAGAAGGTTGGTGCAGCTGGCGCTTGGACCTCGAACGCTCGCCTTTATTGGTGCCTCCGATAAAGAGAGCGTCGCCAGGATCAGGCAGCTGGTGAATGAGTGTGGCCTGGAAAATTGGCCGGATGCATGGCTGGAGGAGAGAGGAATATGA
- the trbG gene encoding P-type conjugative transfer protein TrbG: protein MEKLIPGVCILALMGAAVGGKALAGQYDYLNQAMVPLSAKERKALRISSSWSNKNDIQPYMTTGGKLMYVHGASVPTIIASPFQVCDVELERGESVNEIVLGDSARWLAEAGTAGNTTHLFIKPADAGLQTSAVITTDRRVYHLRLISRLKGYTPYVGFTYFDALRRDQQQKQSAASRQKEWSSTVGNDGKEIDLAQLNFNYEVEGKVLWKPERVYDDGLKTYIKLPKSTRSGEMPALLVRKGGTDVLVNYRVQNETMIVDGLFNTIALVAGVGGDQECVEIRRGK from the coding sequence ATGGAGAAACTTATACCTGGTGTGTGCATCCTTGCTTTGATGGGTGCAGCGGTAGGGGGCAAGGCGCTGGCCGGGCAATACGATTACCTCAATCAGGCCATGGTGCCGTTGAGCGCCAAGGAACGAAAGGCGCTGCGTATTTCGTCCAGCTGGTCGAACAAAAACGATATTCAGCCCTATATGACAACCGGGGGCAAGCTCATGTACGTGCATGGTGCCTCGGTGCCAACGATCATCGCCTCGCCGTTTCAGGTCTGTGATGTCGAGTTGGAGCGCGGCGAATCGGTGAACGAGATCGTGTTGGGGGATTCGGCCCGTTGGCTTGCGGAGGCCGGAACCGCTGGCAACACCACGCATCTTTTTATCAAACCTGCAGATGCCGGTCTGCAGACCAGTGCCGTGATTACCACAGACCGACGAGTGTACCATTTACGACTGATCTCCAGATTGAAAGGGTACACGCCTTACGTTGGCTTTACCTACTTCGATGCTCTACGTCGAGATCAGCAACAGAAGCAGAGCGCGGCTTCCCGGCAAAAGGAATGGAGCTCAACAGTTGGCAATGATGGCAAGGAAATCGATCTCGCTCAACTGAACTTTAACTATGAGGTGGAAGGCAAAGTCCTCTGGAAGCCAGAACGGGTGTACGACGACGGCTTGAAAACCTATATCAAGTTGCCCAAGTCAACCAGATCTGGCGAAATGCCGGCACTCCTGGTTCGCAAGGGAGGAACCGATGTGCTGGTGAACTATCGAGTCCAGAATGAGACCATGATCGTTGATGGCCTCTTCAACACCATCGCTCTCGTTGCCGGAGTGGGGGGAGACCAGGAATGCGTAGAGATCAGGAGGGGGAAATGA